A DNA window from Impatiens glandulifera chromosome 7, dImpGla2.1, whole genome shotgun sequence contains the following coding sequences:
- the LOC124909770 gene encoding two-component response regulator ARR10-like: MSTITNDIKFPEGLRVLVVDDNVDCLKLLCMDLLECKYKVTATTEATKALELLRKNKDEYDIFITQTKYMIDFEFLKITILEIGIPIIIISENDDKDMVLKGVINGAQDYLVKPVRIEVLRNIWQHVLRKNPKTPMIRERENKIEEKECTPKRPRVSWSKPLQDKFADVVDKLGSKAVPNKILEMMNEPHLNRGHIASHLQNYKNGLKKGKIPTTKTMTFPISTNIQQPVASTSVMTPNTYMCNRFNMTNIPSVPNNVVFCTGPTNNQFIGLQPYLAPPKSFGFADIPFQPPSTNDQNSIVVMSPPISNLGQTKDNGIKFNPSQMDLPTTMVENPLHMKSRIYDENQWTKNAHMRYIQEELEKNIDDNSFDEDLISLMMKELSESDHLTL; the protein is encoded by the exons TTACTGCAACAACCGAAGCAACTAAAGCTCTTGAACTATTGAGGAAGAACAAAGATGAATATGACATTTTCATTACTCAAACCAAATATATGAttgattttgagttcttgaagatCACAATCCTTGAAATTGGCATTCCGATTATAA TTATATCTGAAAACGACGATAAAGATATGGTGTTAAAAGGTGTGATAAATGGAGCTCAAGACTACCTTGTAAAGCCTGTTCGCATAGAGGTTCTTAGAAACATTTGGCAACATGTTCTCAGGAAGAATCCTAAGACTCCCATGATAAGAGAAAGGGAAaacaaaattgaagaaaaagagtgCACTCCAAAGAGACCTAGGGTCTCCTGGTCGAAACCTTTACAAGACAAATTTGCCGATGTTGTTGATAAACTCGGATCAA aAGCTGTTCCGAATAAAATATTGGAAATGATGAATGAACCTCATCTTAATCGCGGCCACATTGCTAGTCATTTACAG AATTACAAAAATGGATTAAAGAAAGGAAAGATTCCAACTACAAAAACCATGACATTTCCCATATCTACAAATATTCAACAACCAGTGGCATCTACTTCTGTTATGACACCAAATACTTATATGTGTAATAGGTTCAACATGACAAACATTCCTTCCGTTCCAAATAATGTAGTATTTTGTACCGGTCCGACCAATAATCAATTTATTGGACTTCAACCATATCTAGCTCCTCCAAAATCTTTTGGTTTCGCTGATATTCCTTTTCAACCGCCTTCAACCAATGACCAAAACTCAATTGTAGTAATGTCTCCGCCTATATCAAATTTAg gTCAAACTAAAGACAATGGGATTAAATTCAATCCCTCACAAATGGATTTGCCAACAACGATGGTTGAGAATCCATTACATATGAAAAGTCGTATTTATGATGAAAATCAATGGACCAAAAATGCTCATATGAGGTACATACAAGAAGAGCTAGAAAAGAACATCGATGATAACTCTTTCGATGAGGATCTTATTAGTCTCATGATGAAAGAG TTAAGCGAATCAGACCATCTAACTTTGTGA
- the LOC124945384 gene encoding protein HLB1, which translates to MSSDLESSSVNNQSMPHHTEEEEHQAPDVQTQTEEATDREPDASESVKPIKDENPDLNEDADVAVSSVEQSAPVDLVSAEENLKVESDVAADHTSNGLAVEAEERVETKPELKNDEGSRTFTMRELLDELKKGEDGTGVAGDSDSEKQNASSTSHGQGGSQNQHTLQNNTAMELINSVTGNDEEGRSRQRVLTFAARRYASAIERNPEDYDALYNWALVLQESADNVGPDSTSPSKDALLDEACKKYDEATSLCPTLHDAYYNWAIAISDRAKMRGRTKEAEELWKQATEKYGKAVNLNWNSPQALNNWGLALQELSSIVPAREKQTIVKSAIDKFRAAIQLQFDFHRAIYNLGTVLYGLAEDMSRLGISVNLKDISPTELYSQSAIYIAAAHSLKPSYSVYTSALKLVRSMLPLPYLKVGYLTAPPLGVAVAPHSHWKHTQFVLNHEGLQQLEHAEYMQQSHSRDAPNANKHAIKVDVTDIISVSACADLTLPPGAGLCINTTHGPVYLVADSWDSLDGWLDAIRLVYTIFARGKCDILAGIITG; encoded by the exons ATGTCATCAGATCTAGAATCCTCCTCCGTCAACAACCAATCTATGCCACATCAcaccgaagaagaagaacatCAAGCACCTGATGTTCAAACTCAAACTGAAGAAGCTACAGATCGCGAACCAGACGCATCAGAATCGGTAAAACCTATAAAGGATGAAAATCCTGATCTCAACGAGGATGCAGATGTTGCCGTCTCTTCTGTGGAGCAATCGGCGCCAGTTGATCTTGTCAGTGCCGAGGAGAACCTAAAGGTAGAATCCGATGTCGCTGCTGACCATACGAGTAACGGTTTGGCTGTGGAAGCTGAAGAAAGAGTGGAGACGAAACCGGAGTTGAAAAATGACGAAGGTAGTCGTACTTTCACTATGAGGGAGTTACTCGATGAATTGAAGAAAGGAGAAGATGGAACCGGTGTCGCTGGCGATTCTGATAGCGAGAAGCAGAATGCCAGTTCTACTTCACACGG CCAAGGTGGTAGTCAAAATCAACATACTCTTCAAAATAACACAGCAATGGAGTTAATAAATAGTGTTACTGGAAATGATGAGGAGGGTCGTTCTCGCCAACGGGTTCTGACATTTGCTGCCAGGAG GTATGCAAGTGCAATTGAAAGAAACCCTGAAGACTATGATGCATTATACAACTGGGCTCTTGTGCTTCAG GAAAGTGCAGATAATGTTGGTCCAGATTCTACTTCACCTTCAAAAGATGCTTTGCTTGATGAAGCATGCAAAAAGTATGACGAGGCCACCTCTCTTTGCCCTACACTTCATGAT GCTTATTACAATTGGGCCATAGCAATTTCTGATCGGGCAAAAATGCGTGGTCGAACAAAGGAGGCCGAAGAGTTGTGGAAGCAG GCAACAGAAAAATATGGAAAAGCCGTCAATCTCAATTGGAATAGTCCTCAG GCACTCAACAACTGGGGATTGGCTTTGCAG GAACTTAGTTCTATTGTTCCAGCTCGGGAGAAGCAAACAATCGTAAAATCTGCAATTGATAAG TTTCGTGCAGCAATTCAGTTGCAATTTGATTTTCATAGGGCTATTTACAACCTGGGAACTGTTCTG TATGGTTTAGCAGAAGACATGTCCAGATTAGGCATATCAGTCAATCTAAAGGATATTTCCCCCACTGAACTGTATAGTCAGTCTGCAATATACATCGCTGCTGCCCATTCACTAAAACCAAGCTACTCG GTCTACACTAGTGCTTTGAAGCTTGTGCGCTCGATG CTACCTTTACCCTACTTGAAGGTTGGATATCTTACTGCACCACCTTTAGGGGTTGCTGTTGCACCTCATAGTCACTGGAAGCACACCCAATTTGTTCTGAATCATGAAGGGCTGCAGCAG CTTGAACATGCTGAGTATATGCAGCAAAGTCATTCACGAGATGCCCCGAATGCAAACAAACATGCTATAAAAGTTGATGTCACGGATATCATCTCCGTCTCAGCTTGTGCTGATCTTACACTGCCACCAGGTGCTGGTTTGTGCATTAATACAACTCATGGACCAGTATATTTG GTTGCTGATTCTTGGGACTCATTAGATGGATGGCTTGATGCAATCCGATTGGTGTATACAATTTTTGCTCGTGGAAAGTGCGATATATTGGCTGGTATAATAACAGGATAA
- the LOC124945945 gene encoding RNA polymerase I termination factor-like, which translates to MTLENDASFVDSEKKKKKSKKRKHDKQDNEHFSDAVNMSKDDEKIKKKQKKTKIHQDGGVCREALDTTLNPYHREEKKNRKLKALEDKSLPSSDHVDMTLEGSDTRESKIHKARKEKKKDECNIEIEDGNYKTEKMKKDKKKKQSKEKANGGHKGEKEANDQEGDLSKESEKKKRKLEKKMTKKDLSATENVNDVTKLVENQSRKMKAIEEVKKKKKRSKKVTFSSEVEVFPLDNDDLPKKNDEKKLIQGKRFTPEENEKIKEAVNNYIIDHNLGEKGVDIIMHSVKYPKLRNCWKEIGLALPQRPCKAVYDRAHVLFERGDDTGKWNEADFDMLRKFHAEYGPKWKQLAEITGRHRIHIKDAWRRIKLANKKSGRWSQDEYQKLFDLVNTDLKLKVFADKKSKHGMLRDNIGWTAISDTLTTRTNARCCDKWYDQLTSPMVREGIWADTDDYRLLGMLFNLDACSVEEVDWDNIIEQRPGEVCRRRWNQMIRHVSNYKTKPFPELVEILAQRYKLDVLEAREIWDNKPYVP; encoded by the coding sequence ATGACCTTGGAAAACGATGCTTCTTTCGTTGACagtgagaagaagaagaagaagtctaAAAAGAGAAAACATGATAAGCAAGACAACGAGCATTTCAGTGATGCAGTTAACATGAGCAAGGATGAtgagaaaataaagaagaaacaaaagaaGACTAAAATTCATCAAGATGGTGGTGTTTGTAGAGAAGCTTTAGACACAACACTAAACCCGTATCacagagaagagaagaagaacaGAAAGCTAAAAGCTCTTGAGGATAAGAGTCTGCCATCATCTGATCATGTTGACATGACCTTGGAAGGCAGTGACACCAGGGAATCGAAGATTCATAAAGCTAGaaaggaaaagaagaaggatgaaTGCAACATTGAAATTGAGGATGGGAATTACAAGACTGAAAAGATGAAGAAggacaagaagaagaaacaaagcAAGGAGAAGGCTAATGGGGGTCACAAAGGAGAGAAGGAAGCCAATGATCAAGAGGGTGATTTGAGTAAGGAATCTGAGAAAAAGAAGAGGAagttagaaaagaaaatgacGAAGAAGGATTTGTCAGCAACCGAAAATGTCAATGATGTAACTAAGCTAGTTGAAAATCAGTCGAGGAAAATGAAAGCAATTGAGGAAgtcaaaaagaagaaaaagagatccAAGAAAGTTACATTCTCTTCTGAAGTGGAGGTTTTTCCACTAGACAACGACGATCTTCCAAAAAAGAACGATGAAAAAAAGCTAATTCAAGGTAAGCGGTTTACTCCCGAGGAGAATGAGAAGATTAAGGAAGCGGTTAATAACTACATAATTGATCACAACTTGGGTGAAAAAGGTGTGGACATTATTATGCACTCTGTGAAATATCCCAAATTAAGAAATTGCTGGAAGGAAATCGGACTAGCTTTGCCCCAAAGGCCTTGCAAAGCTGTTTATGATCGAGCCCACGTTCTATTTGAACGAGGCGATGATACTGGAAAATGGAATGAAGCTGATTTCGACATGTTAAGAAAGTTCCACGCAGAATATGGTCCAAAATGGAAGCAACTAGCTGAAATAACAGGTCGCCATAGAATTCACATTAAGGATGCATGGCGTAGAATAAAATTGGCAAACAAGAAATCAGGACGTTGGTCTCAAGACGAATACCAAAAACTATTCGATTTAGTCAACACCGATCTGAAGCTAAAAGTATTTGCAGATAAGAAATCAAAACACGGAATGTTAAGGGACAACATCGGTTGGACTGCGATTAGCGATACGTTAACTACAAGAACTAATGCAAGATGCTGCGATAAATGGTACGACCAACTGACGTCTCCTATGGTGAGAGAAGGCATTTGGGCTGATACAGATGACTATCGATTGTTGGGTATGCTTTTTAACTTGGATGCTTGCAGTGTAGAAGAAGTGGATTGGGATAATATTATCGAACAGAGGCCGGGCGAAGTGTGTAGGAGGCGATGGAACCAAATGATTCGTCATGTTTCTAATTATAAGACTAAGCCCTTTCCTGAACTAGTTGAAATTCTAGCGCAACGATATAAATTGGATGTGCTTGAAGCCAGAGAGATTTGGGATAACAAACCTTATGTTCCTTGA